From a single Streptomyces misionensis genomic region:
- a CDS encoding CBS domain-containing protein — MLVRDAMSTVILTLGPAHTLREAATLMSARRIGAAVVLDPDAGGIGILTERDVLNSVGLGQDPDTERAHAHTTTDVVFAAPTWTLEEAARAMTHGGFRHLIVLDHGEVAGIVSVRDIIRRWVPDREPAGLARAGS; from the coding sequence ATGCTGGTCCGCGACGCCATGAGCACGGTGATCCTCACCCTCGGCCCCGCCCACACCCTCCGTGAAGCAGCCACTTTGATGTCCGCGCGGCGCATCGGCGCCGCCGTCGTACTCGACCCGGACGCCGGCGGCATCGGCATCCTCACCGAGCGCGACGTCCTCAACTCCGTCGGCCTCGGCCAGGACCCGGACACCGAGCGCGCCCACGCGCACACCACCACCGACGTCGTCTTCGCCGCGCCGACCTGGACGCTGGAGGAGGCCGCCCGGGCCATGACCCACGGCGGCTTCCGGCACCTGATCGTGCTGGACCACGGCGAGGTCGCCGGAATCGTCTCGGTCCGGGACATCATCCGCCGCTGGGTCCCGGACCGCGAGCCCGCCGGACTGGCCCGGGCCGGCTCCTGA
- a CDS encoding DMT family transporter produces the protein MAWLLVIVAGMLETGFAVCLKLSHGFTRLWPTIAFASFALGSFGLLTLSLRKLDVGPAYAVWTGIGATGTAIYGMIFLGDVVSTLKLVSIAFVIVGIIGLQLSGSAH, from the coding sequence ATGGCGTGGCTGCTGGTCATCGTGGCCGGAATGCTGGAGACCGGCTTCGCCGTGTGCCTCAAGCTCTCCCACGGCTTCACCCGGCTGTGGCCGACGATCGCCTTCGCGTCCTTCGCCCTCGGCAGCTTCGGCCTGCTGACCCTCTCCCTGCGCAAACTCGACGTCGGCCCGGCCTACGCGGTGTGGACCGGCATCGGCGCGACCGGCACCGCGATCTACGGCATGATCTTCCTCGGCGACGTGGTCTCCACCCTGAAGCTCGTCTCCATCGCCTTCGTGATCGTGGGCATCATCGGTCTGCAACTGTCGGGATCGGCGCACTAG
- a CDS encoding UPF0182 family protein — protein sequence MPDRGQGPRGPRTGAGRPSRRVRVLILTLGVLAVLGMAFSMFAGFWTDWLWYRSVHYSSVFTTTLWTKIGLFLVFGLLTAFVVGLNIWLAHRLRPPLSAMSMEQQNLDRYRMGLAPYKTWLLVAISALVGLIAGASAAGQWRTWLMWVNGVPFHQKDPQFHLDISFYAFELPWYRFLLAFGFAAVILCLIAAAFTHYLYGGLRLTSPGARATAAATGHLSVLLGLFVALKAVAYWLDRYGLAVKSSGFKSGDWTGLRYVDANAYLPAKTILFCIAVICALLFFATLWRRTWQLSVIGFGLMVLSAILIGGLYPAIVQKFQVQPNEQAKEAPYVQKNIAATRKAYGIDDTQVVKYEGKPDTEDDAKLRADADDAASIRIMDPNIVSPTFQQAQQVKDYYGFPANLDVDRYPTKDGKLQDTVIGVRELNLKGKGIKHNWINDHFRYTHGYGVVAAKGTEADDGEPVFTEYNLPPEGDLGSYQPQVYYGEKTTTYSIVGGPQKEIDYSTDDNGEKTTSYTGKSGVNLDNPVNRAAYAVAFNEPQILYSGAIGKGSRILYNRTPKERVEAVAPWLTIDGDAYPAVVDGRIQWIVDAYTTSNGYPYSSRTTLGDTTADSLSTGRDDRSVVAQQNQVNYIRNSVKATVDAYTGEVRLYQWDTQDPVLKTWMKAFPGTVRPKSAISPQLLSHLRYPQDLFKVQRELLTRYHVTDAQTFLTGSEVWQVPADPTNKSGDAVPPYYLSMKMPDQSKQAFSLSTTFTPAGRYSLSAFMSVDSEADSADYGKIRILKLPTSQTVDGPKQVQSQFNSEQNIAAAIKLLKGGDSEVEYGNLLTVPLDGGLLYVEPVYVRGGGLKLPLQRKVLVTYEGKPPAFENTLGEALDKIFGKQGDTTAPPDTGAAAPPASGDPTVRQALADAQKAFDAGQKALKQPDGPDWDAYAKAQKDLKSALERAEKAEHEAAGKKGGNKG from the coding sequence ATGCCGGACCGCGGCCAAGGCCCTAGGGGGCCACGGACCGGAGCGGGCCGACCGTCCCGGCGGGTCAGGGTCCTCATCCTGACCCTGGGCGTGCTCGCCGTCCTCGGCATGGCGTTCAGCATGTTCGCCGGCTTCTGGACGGACTGGCTGTGGTACCGGTCGGTGCACTACTCGTCCGTGTTCACCACCACACTGTGGACGAAGATCGGCCTGTTCCTCGTCTTCGGTCTGCTCACCGCGTTCGTGGTCGGCCTGAACATCTGGCTCGCGCACCGGCTGCGGCCCCCGCTGAGCGCCATGTCCATGGAGCAGCAGAACCTTGACCGCTACCGGATGGGCCTCGCGCCGTACAAGACCTGGCTGCTGGTCGCGATCAGCGCCCTGGTCGGGCTGATCGCGGGCGCCTCGGCCGCCGGCCAGTGGCGCACGTGGCTGATGTGGGTGAACGGCGTCCCCTTCCACCAGAAGGACCCCCAGTTCCACCTGGACATCTCCTTCTACGCCTTCGAACTGCCCTGGTACCGGTTCCTGCTGGCCTTCGGCTTCGCCGCCGTGATTCTGTGCCTGATCGCCGCCGCCTTCACCCACTACCTGTACGGCGGGCTGCGCCTCACCAGCCCCGGCGCGCGCGCCACGGCCGCCGCGACCGGGCACCTCTCGGTGCTGCTCGGCCTCTTCGTCGCCCTCAAGGCGGTCGCCTACTGGCTCGACCGGTACGGCCTCGCGGTGAAGTCCAGCGGCTTCAAGTCGGGCGACTGGACCGGTCTGCGCTATGTCGACGCCAACGCCTACCTGCCGGCCAAGACGATCCTGTTCTGCATCGCCGTCATCTGCGCGCTGCTGTTCTTCGCGACCCTGTGGCGGCGCACCTGGCAGCTGTCCGTCATCGGCTTCGGCCTGATGGTGCTGTCGGCGATCCTGATCGGCGGGCTGTACCCGGCGATCGTGCAGAAGTTCCAGGTCCAGCCCAACGAGCAGGCCAAGGAAGCCCCGTACGTCCAGAAGAACATAGCGGCGACCCGCAAGGCGTACGGCATCGACGACACCCAGGTCGTCAAGTACGAGGGCAAGCCCGACACCGAGGACGACGCCAAGCTGCGCGCGGACGCGGACGACGCGGCGAGCATCCGGATCATGGACCCGAACATCGTCTCGCCGACGTTCCAGCAGGCGCAGCAGGTGAAGGACTACTACGGCTTCCCGGCCAACCTGGACGTCGACCGGTACCCCACCAAGGACGGCAAGCTCCAGGACACCGTCATAGGCGTGCGCGAGCTGAACCTCAAGGGCAAGGGGATCAAGCACAACTGGATCAACGACCACTTCCGTTACACGCACGGCTACGGCGTGGTCGCCGCCAAGGGCACCGAGGCCGACGACGGCGAGCCCGTCTTCACCGAGTACAACCTGCCCCCCGAGGGCGACCTCGGCAGCTACCAGCCGCAGGTGTACTACGGCGAGAAGACCACCACCTACTCCATCGTCGGCGGTCCCCAGAAGGAGATCGACTACTCCACCGACGACAACGGCGAGAAGACCACCAGTTACACGGGCAAGAGCGGCGTCAACCTCGACAACCCGGTCAACCGGGCCGCGTACGCGGTGGCGTTCAACGAGCCGCAGATCCTCTACTCGGGCGCGATCGGCAAGGGTTCGCGGATCCTGTACAACCGCACGCCCAAGGAGCGCGTCGAGGCGGTCGCCCCCTGGCTGACCATCGACGGCGACGCCTACCCGGCCGTCGTCGACGGCCGCATACAGTGGATCGTCGACGCCTACACGACGTCGAACGGCTACCCGTACTCCTCCCGTACGACCCTCGGCGACACCACGGCCGACTCGCTGAGCACCGGCAGGGACGACCGCAGCGTGGTCGCCCAGCAGAACCAGGTCAACTACATCCGCAACTCGGTGAAGGCGACCGTCGACGCGTACACCGGCGAGGTCAGGCTCTACCAGTGGGACACCCAGGACCCGGTGCTGAAGACCTGGATGAAGGCGTTCCCCGGCACGGTGCGGCCCAAGAGCGCCATCTCGCCGCAGCTGCTGTCCCATCTGCGGTACCCGCAGGACCTGTTCAAGGTCCAGCGCGAGCTGCTCACCCGCTACCACGTGACGGACGCGCAGACCTTCCTCACCGGCAGCGAGGTGTGGCAGGTGCCGGCCGACCCGACCAACAAGTCGGGTGACGCGGTGCCGCCGTACTACCTGAGCATGAAGATGCCCGACCAGAGCAAGCAGGCGTTCTCGCTGTCGACCACGTTCACGCCGGCCGGCCGGTACAGCCTCAGCGCCTTCATGTCGGTCGACTCCGAGGCGGACAGCGCCGATTACGGCAAGATCAGAATCCTGAAACTGCCCACCAGCCAGACGGTCGACGGGCCCAAGCAGGTGCAGAGCCAGTTCAACTCCGAACAGAACATCGCCGCCGCCATCAAACTCCTCAAGGGCGGCGACTCGGAGGTGGAGTACGGCAATCTGCTGACCGTGCCGCTGGACGGCGGACTGCTCTATGTGGAGCCGGTCTACGTACGCGGCGGTGGACTCAAACTCCCCTTGCAGCGCAAGGTGTTGGTGACCTACGAGGGCAAGCCGCCGGCGTTCGAGAACACGCTGGGCGAGGCACTGGACAAGATCTTCGGCAAGCAGGGCGACACGACCGCGCCGCCGGACACCGGCGCCGCCGCCCCGCCCGCGTCCGGCGATCCGACGGTCCGGCAGGCCCTGGCCGACGCCCAGAAGGCCTTCGACGCGGGTCAGAAGGCGCTGAAGCAGCCGGACGGCCCGGACTGGGATGCCTACGCCAAGGCCCAGAAGGACCTCAAGTCCGCGCTGGAGCGGGCCGAGAAGGCGGAGCACGAGGCCGCGGGCAAGAAGGGCGGGAACAAGGGCTGA
- a CDS encoding Fur family transcriptional regulator — translation MSDLLERLRGRGWRMTAQRRVVAEVLDGEHVHLTADEVHARAVAKLPEISRATVYNTLGELVTLGEVLEVTTDKRAKRYDPNAHRPHHHLVCAHCGAIRDVHPTGNPLADLPDAERFGFTVSDVEVTYRGLCPECAGA, via the coding sequence ATGAGCGACCTTCTGGAACGACTGCGTGGACGCGGATGGCGGATGACCGCGCAGCGACGCGTGGTGGCCGAGGTCCTCGACGGCGAGCACGTCCATCTGACAGCCGACGAGGTCCATGCGCGGGCTGTCGCGAAGCTGCCGGAGATCTCCCGGGCGACCGTCTACAACACGCTCGGTGAGCTGGTCACCCTCGGCGAGGTCCTGGAAGTCACCACGGACAAGCGCGCCAAGCGGTACGACCCGAACGCGCACCGGCCGCACCACCACCTGGTCTGCGCCCACTGCGGCGCGATCCGTGACGTGCACCCGACGGGCAACCCGCTCGCCGACCTCCCCGACGCCGAGCGCTTCGGCTTCACGGTGTCGGACGTCGAGGTGACGTACCGGGGGCTGTGCCCGGAGTGCGCGGGCGCCTGA
- a CDS encoding TetR/AcrR family transcriptional regulator, whose amino-acid sequence MAAARESLLDAAFTALDRRPWPAVRMVEVAAAAGVSRQTLYNEFGSKDGLARALVRRETEGYLAGVERALAGTGGTRERLTATAEWTTAAARDNALVRALLTGCWSERLPRPWRGPVRVPAPRRAERPLPTPPDLVRMVRDRAVTALAAPGTGDAATAELARSCELVVRLALSCVAAPPAEGGLAELVRAVVPHPAR is encoded by the coding sequence ATGGCTGCTGCCCGGGAGTCCCTGCTGGACGCCGCTTTCACGGCGCTCGACCGCCGGCCGTGGCCGGCGGTGCGGATGGTGGAGGTGGCCGCCGCGGCGGGCGTGTCCCGGCAGACGCTCTACAACGAGTTCGGCAGCAAGGACGGCCTCGCGCGGGCGCTGGTGCGCCGGGAGACCGAGGGATATCTCGCCGGGGTGGAGCGGGCCCTCGCCGGCACCGGCGGCACCCGGGAGCGGCTCACCGCGACCGCCGAGTGGACGACCGCGGCGGCCCGGGACAACGCGCTGGTCCGGGCCTTGCTCACCGGCTGCTGGAGCGAACGGCTGCCCCGGCCGTGGCGCGGCCCGGTCCGGGTACCGGCCCCGCGCCGGGCGGAGCGGCCGCTGCCCACGCCACCGGACCTCGTCCGGATGGTCCGCGACCGTGCCGTTACCGCGCTCGCCGCACCCGGCACGGGCGACGCGGCCACCGCCGAACTCGCCCGTTCCTGCGAGCTCGTCGTGCGTCTCGCCCTCTCCTGCGTGGCGGCACCGCCGGCCGAGGGCGGGCTCGCCGAACTGGTCCGGGCCGTGGTGCCGCACCCCGCGCGCTGA
- a CDS encoding PPA1309 family protein: MSNTPMAANPLTRAVLEIDEYVSGLGWDQPARLFALVDTARLRSQEPALAAQLGLEDESETVGLTPIEQDEIPSGKPLDEFLATIAWPDAVAGCALAVERLMLPPSAEAQVPQDLSEAKLAKWVAEHPERQEVRMTVAVLRDGGRESALRLREKDSPTEVLTGPDLVPGLAEALSATFAD, from the coding sequence ATGTCCAACACTCCCATGGCGGCGAACCCGCTCACCCGGGCCGTACTCGAGATCGACGAGTACGTCTCCGGCCTCGGCTGGGACCAGCCCGCTCGCCTCTTCGCCCTCGTCGACACCGCCCGGCTGCGCAGCCAGGAACCCGCGCTCGCGGCCCAGCTGGGCCTCGAGGACGAGTCCGAGACCGTCGGTCTCACCCCGATCGAGCAGGACGAGATCCCGTCCGGCAAGCCGCTCGACGAGTTCCTCGCCACCATCGCCTGGCCGGACGCGGTGGCCGGCTGCGCGCTCGCGGTGGAGCGGCTGATGCTGCCGCCGTCCGCCGAGGCACAGGTCCCGCAGGACCTCAGCGAGGCCAAGCTGGCCAAGTGGGTGGCCGAACACCCCGAGCGCCAGGAGGTCCGGATGACGGTGGCGGTGCTGCGCGACGGCGGCCGCGAGTCGGCGCTGCGGCTGCGCGAGAAGGACTCTCCCACGGAGGTCCTGACCGGCCCGGACCTGGTGCCGGGCCTCGCGGAGGCCCTGTCGGCGACGTTCGCCGACTGA
- a CDS encoding catalase: MTQGPLTTEAGAPVADNQNSETAGVGGPVLVQDQLLLEKLAHFNRERIPERVVHARGAGAYGTFTVTADVTPYTRAAFLSEIGKETEVFLRFSTVAGNLGAADAVRDPRGFAVKFYTEEGNYDLVGNNTPVFFIRDAIKFPDFIHTQKRDPYTGSTEADNVWDFWSLSPESTHQVTWLFGDRGIPASYRHMDGFGSHTFQWNNEAGEAFWVKYHFKTDQGIKNLTAEEAAVLAGQDPDSHQRDLREAIERGEFPSWTVGVQIMPVADAATYRFNPFDLTKVWPHADYPVIEIGKLELNRNPQNIFAEVEQSIFSPSHFVPGIGPSPDKMLQGRLFAYGDAHRYRVGINADHLPVNRPHATEARTHSRDGHLYDGRHGGAKNYEPNSFGGPQQTGRALWASYDGFTAGTGDHPTPRHAEDDDFVQAGNLYRLMTEEEKERLVANLAGAISQVSREDIAERAIGNFAAADADFGKRLEAAVRALRG; encoded by the coding sequence GTGACACAGGGACCGCTCACCACGGAGGCCGGTGCTCCGGTGGCCGACAACCAGAACAGCGAGACGGCGGGCGTCGGCGGCCCCGTTCTGGTCCAGGACCAGCTGCTGCTGGAGAAGCTGGCCCACTTCAACCGGGAGCGCATCCCGGAGCGGGTCGTGCACGCGCGCGGCGCCGGGGCCTACGGCACCTTCACGGTGACCGCGGACGTGACGCCGTACACCCGCGCCGCGTTCCTCTCGGAGATCGGCAAGGAGACCGAGGTCTTCCTGCGCTTCTCCACCGTGGCCGGGAACCTGGGCGCGGCGGACGCCGTCCGCGACCCGCGCGGTTTCGCGGTGAAGTTCTACACCGAGGAGGGCAACTACGACCTCGTCGGCAACAACACCCCGGTCTTCTTCATCCGGGACGCGATCAAGTTCCCCGACTTCATCCACACCCAGAAGCGCGACCCGTACACCGGCAGCACGGAGGCCGACAACGTCTGGGACTTCTGGAGCCTGTCGCCCGAGTCGACGCACCAGGTGACCTGGCTGTTCGGCGACCGCGGCATCCCGGCGTCGTACCGGCACATGGACGGCTTCGGCTCGCACACCTTCCAGTGGAACAACGAGGCCGGCGAGGCCTTCTGGGTCAAGTACCACTTCAAGACCGACCAGGGGATCAAGAACCTCACCGCCGAGGAGGCCGCCGTCCTCGCCGGCCAGGACCCCGACTCGCACCAGCGTGACCTGCGCGAGGCGATCGAGCGGGGCGAGTTCCCGAGCTGGACCGTGGGCGTGCAGATCATGCCGGTGGCGGACGCGGCGACGTACCGCTTCAACCCGTTCGACCTGACCAAGGTGTGGCCGCACGCGGACTACCCGGTCATCGAGATCGGCAAGCTGGAGCTGAACCGCAACCCGCAGAACATCTTCGCCGAGGTCGAGCAGTCGATCTTCAGCCCCTCGCACTTCGTGCCGGGCATCGGCCCCTCGCCGGACAAGATGCTCCAGGGCCGGCTCTTCGCGTACGGCGACGCGCACCGCTACCGCGTCGGCATCAACGCCGACCACCTGCCGGTCAACCGTCCGCACGCCACCGAGGCGCGCACCCACTCCCGCGACGGCCACCTCTACGACGGCCGGCACGGCGGCGCCAAGAACTACGAGCCCAACAGCTTCGGCGGGCCGCAGCAGACCGGGCGCGCGCTGTGGGCGTCGTACGACGGTTTCACCGCCGGCACCGGTGACCACCCGACTCCGCGGCACGCCGAGGACGACGACTTCGTGCAGGCGGGCAACCTCTACCGGCTGATGACGGAGGAGGAGAAGGAGCGGCTGGTCGCCAACCTGGCCGGGGCGATCTCCCAGGTCTCCCGCGAGGACATCGCGGAGCGCGCGATCGGCAACTTCGCGGCCGCGGACGCCGACTTCGGCAAGCGGCTGGAGGCGGCGGTGCGGGCGCTGCGCGGCTGA
- the hisN gene encoding histidinol-phosphatase, with translation MPDYLDDLRLAHVLADAADAATMDRFKALDLKVETKPDMTPVSEADKAAEELIRGQLQRARPRDAVLGEEYGIEGSGPRRWVIDPIDGTKNYVRGVPVWATLISLMEAGEGGYQPVVGLVSAPALGRRWWAAKGHGAFTGRNLTSASRIHVSGVSDLADASFAYSSLSGWEEQDRLDGFLDLTRQVWRTRGYGDFWPYMMVAEGSVDLCAEPELSLWDMAANAIVVTEAGGTFTGLDGRPGPHSGNAAASNGLLHDEMLGYLNRRQ, from the coding sequence ATGCCGGACTACCTCGACGACCTCCGTCTCGCCCACGTCCTCGCCGACGCGGCCGACGCCGCCACCATGGACCGCTTCAAGGCCCTCGACCTCAAGGTGGAGACGAAGCCGGACATGACCCCGGTGAGCGAGGCGGACAAGGCGGCCGAAGAACTCATCCGCGGCCAGCTCCAGCGGGCCCGCCCCAGAGACGCGGTCCTCGGCGAGGAGTATGGCATCGAGGGCTCCGGCCCCCGCCGCTGGGTGATCGACCCGATCGACGGCACCAAGAACTACGTGCGCGGCGTGCCCGTCTGGGCCACCCTGATCTCGCTGATGGAGGCCGGTGAGGGCGGCTACCAGCCCGTCGTCGGCCTCGTCTCCGCCCCCGCCCTCGGCCGCCGCTGGTGGGCCGCGAAGGGACACGGCGCCTTCACCGGCCGCAACCTGACCTCGGCGTCCCGTATCCACGTCTCCGGCGTGAGCGACCTCGCGGACGCCTCCTTCGCCTACTCGTCCCTGTCCGGCTGGGAGGAGCAGGACCGGCTCGACGGCTTCCTCGACCTCACCCGCCAGGTCTGGCGCACCCGCGGGTACGGGGACTTCTGGCCGTACATGATGGTCGCCGAGGGCTCGGTGGACCTGTGCGCGGAGCCGGAGCTGTCGCTGTGGGACATGGCCGCCAACGCCATCGTCGTCACGGAGGCCGGCGGCACCTTCACCGGGCTCGACGGCCGCCCCGGCCCGCACAGCGGCAACGCGGCGGCCTCCAACGGGCTGCTGCACGACGAGATGCTGGGGTATCTCAACCGGCGCCAGTGA
- a CDS encoding tetratricopeptide repeat protein, which produces MDVMGDKATLFESGRFVQTFGEGPVRDEVGDMADAADEVRLALAARSGDAEAASVLGAMLLRRGDLEGAEPHLRAATAAGDRAAANNLGVLLHQRGYPDEAAGWWRIAAVAGSAAAGHALGRYHRERGDEPAAEYWLRQSAEQGHVLGIYALADLLEHRGDATAGHWMRLAAERGHREAAYRVARALDRGTGRFDDECATGRRDAAAEDEAAEEAEQWYRQAAARGHRRAALHLGAILEQRGELKEAGHWYLTAAKDGEPRAACALGFLLRDAGDTESAAVWWLRAAQEGDGNAANALGALHAERGETQTAERWYRAALDAGDDNGAYNLALLCAEQGRTAQAEQWYRRAAYAGHREAANALAILLLQVGDASGAEPWFSKAAEAGSVDAAFNLGILYAGRGEEAMALRWYERAAAAGHTEAALQVGMARLREGDERAAERHLRCAAGGGSAEAAYRLAALLDARRPPRPAHELGESAHEKAECEEWYERAAQQGHRRAQVRVGMLASARGDVVEAARWYRAAAEAGSRNGAFNLGLLLAREGSEPEAVVWWTRAADDGHGRAALRLALVYARRGELAEGQRWAARAAELGPAEVTERAGRLRDALREELSA; this is translated from the coding sequence ATGGACGTTATGGGGGACAAGGCAACTCTGTTCGAGTCAGGGCGATTTGTACAGACTTTTGGTGAGGGGCCGGTCCGCGACGAGGTGGGCGACATGGCCGACGCCGCCGACGAGGTACGCCTCGCGCTCGCCGCGCGCAGCGGTGACGCGGAGGCCGCCAGCGTCCTCGGTGCCATGCTGCTGCGCCGCGGCGACCTCGAAGGAGCCGAACCCCATCTGCGGGCCGCCACCGCGGCCGGTGACCGGGCCGCCGCCAACAACCTGGGCGTCCTGCTGCACCAGCGCGGGTACCCCGACGAGGCCGCGGGCTGGTGGCGCATCGCCGCCGTCGCCGGTTCCGCCGCCGCCGGGCACGCGCTCGGCCGCTACCACCGCGAACGCGGCGACGAACCCGCCGCCGAGTACTGGCTGCGCCAGTCCGCCGAGCAGGGCCACGTCCTCGGCATCTACGCGCTCGCCGACCTGCTGGAGCACCGCGGGGACGCCACCGCCGGGCACTGGATGCGGCTCGCCGCCGAGCGCGGGCACCGGGAGGCCGCCTACCGGGTGGCGCGCGCCCTCGACCGCGGGACCGGGCGCTTCGACGACGAGTGCGCGACCGGGCGGCGGGACGCGGCCGCGGAGGACGAGGCCGCCGAGGAGGCCGAGCAGTGGTACCGGCAGGCCGCCGCGCGCGGTCACCGGCGGGCCGCCCTGCACCTCGGGGCGATCCTGGAGCAGCGCGGCGAGCTGAAGGAGGCCGGGCACTGGTACCTGACCGCCGCCAAGGACGGCGAGCCGCGGGCCGCCTGCGCCCTCGGCTTCCTGCTGCGGGACGCCGGGGACACCGAGAGCGCGGCCGTGTGGTGGCTGCGGGCCGCCCAGGAGGGCGACGGCAACGCGGCCAACGCGCTCGGCGCGCTGCACGCCGAGCGCGGCGAGACCCAGACCGCCGAGCGCTGGTACCGGGCCGCGCTGGACGCGGGCGACGACAACGGCGCCTACAACCTCGCCCTGCTCTGCGCCGAGCAGGGCCGCACCGCGCAGGCCGAGCAGTGGTACCGGCGTGCCGCCTACGCCGGGCACCGGGAGGCCGCCAACGCGCTGGCCATCCTGCTGCTCCAGGTCGGCGACGCCTCCGGCGCGGAGCCGTGGTTCTCCAAGGCGGCCGAGGCCGGCAGCGTGGACGCGGCCTTCAACCTCGGCATCCTCTACGCCGGGCGCGGCGAGGAGGCGATGGCGCTGCGCTGGTACGAGCGGGCGGCCGCCGCCGGGCACACCGAGGCGGCGCTCCAGGTCGGCATGGCCCGGCTGCGCGAGGGCGACGAGCGGGCCGCCGAGCGGCATCTGCGCTGCGCCGCGGGGGGCGGCAGCGCGGAGGCGGCATACCGGCTGGCCGCCCTGCTGGACGCCCGCCGGCCGCCGCGGCCCGCGCACGAGCTGGGGGAGAGCGCGCACGAGAAGGCCGAGTGCGAGGAGTGGTACGAGCGGGCCGCGCAGCAGGGGCACCGGCGGGCCCAGGTGCGGGTCGGCATGCTCGCCTCCGCGCGCGGCGACGTGGTGGAGGCGGCGCGCTGGTACCGGGCGGCGGCCGAGGCCGGGTCGCGCAACGGCGCCTTCAACCTCGGGCTGCTGCTGGCGCGCGAGGGCAGCGAGCCGGAGGCCGTGGTGTGGTGGACGCGGGCGGCGGACGACGGGCACGGGCGCGCGGCGCTGCGGCTCGCGCTCGTCTACGCGCGCCGGGGCGAGCTGGCGGAGGGGCAGCGCTGGGCGGCCCGGGCGGCGGAGCTGGGCCCGGCGGAGGTCACGGAGCGGGCGGGGCGGCTGCGGGACGCGCTGCGCGAGGAGCTGTCGGCATAA
- a CDS encoding YlbL family protein yields MPRRTATMLASTLMLIAFLCAGMLIPAPYAEMSPGPTVNTLGEHQGEPVLQISGRKTYPTDGHLNMTTVRVTGVDFRMNLVEAVYGWLSRDSKVVPHDTLYPKGTTEEQSSQQNAEEFSQSQESAKVAALKQLNVPVKSWVIVSTVVKDSPAEGRLHAGDVIKAVDGAEVRQPSDVAKLVTKHKPGQKVVFTVVPAKEQAAAEKAHKTATATRDVTITTAASDDSGPKRAIVGISAGTDHTFPFSIDIKLADVGGPSAGLMFALGIYDKLTPGSLTGGKFVAGTGTIDDNGTVGPIGGVDMKTLGARGKGAQYFLTPADNCAEAAADKPSGLTLVKVKTIKDALGALKDIRSGDTAALPLCGTKG; encoded by the coding sequence ATGCCACGCCGCACCGCGACGATGCTCGCCTCGACCCTGATGCTGATCGCGTTCCTGTGCGCCGGGATGCTCATTCCCGCGCCGTACGCGGAGATGTCCCCCGGACCGACGGTGAACACGCTCGGGGAGCACCAGGGCGAGCCGGTGCTGCAGATCTCCGGGCGCAAGACGTATCCGACGGACGGCCATCTCAACATGACCACCGTGCGGGTGACCGGCGTGGACTTCCGGATGAACCTGGTGGAGGCCGTCTACGGCTGGCTGTCGCGCGACAGCAAGGTGGTGCCGCACGACACGCTCTACCCGAAGGGCACGACGGAGGAGCAGTCCTCCCAGCAGAACGCGGAGGAGTTCAGCCAGTCCCAGGAGAGCGCCAAGGTCGCCGCCCTGAAGCAGCTGAACGTCCCGGTGAAGTCCTGGGTGATCGTCTCCACCGTGGTCAAGGACTCCCCGGCCGAGGGCAGGCTGCACGCCGGCGATGTGATCAAGGCCGTCGACGGCGCCGAGGTCAGGCAGCCCTCCGACGTGGCCAAGCTGGTCACCAAGCACAAGCCGGGCCAGAAGGTCGTCTTCACCGTCGTGCCCGCCAAGGAGCAGGCCGCCGCGGAGAAGGCCCACAAGACGGCCACGGCGACGCGGGACGTCACGATCACCACGGCCGCCTCCGACGACAGCGGCCCCAAGCGGGCGATCGTCGGGATCTCGGCCGGGACCGACCACACCTTCCCGTTCAGCATCGACATCAAGCTCGCCGACGTCGGCGGCCCGAGCGCCGGTCTGATGTTCGCGCTCGGCATCTACGACAAGCTCACCCCGGGCAGCCTGACCGGCGGCAAGTTCGTGGCCGGCACCGGCACCATCGACGACAACGGCACGGTCGGTCCGATCGGCGGCGTCGACATGAAGACCCTCGGCGCGCGCGGCAAGGGCGCCCAGTACTTCCTGACGCCGGCCGACAACTGCGCGGAGGCCGCCGCGGACAAGCCGAGCGGGCTCACCCTGGTCAAGGTGAAGACGATCAAGGACGCGCTGGGCGCCCTCAAGGACATCCGCAGCGGGGACACCGCGGCACTGCCGCTGTGCGGCACCAAGGGCTGA